GGCCAAAAACAAACTAAATCGCGTAAATTTTTCCCGGGATACATCTTTGTTCAGATGTTTTTGAACGATGAGACTTGGCATTTAGTACGTAATTCGTCTAAAGTGACCGGCTTCGTGGGCGGTACTAAAACTCGTCCTCCGGAAGTTCCGGAAGCTGAGGTTTTGCGTGTAACACAGCAAATGGCTGGTGTTGCAGAAAAACCGAAACCAAAAGTGAAGTTCGCTGTAGGTGAAAATGTGACTGTGATCGACGGTCCATTCAGTAACTTCCAGGGTTCTGTAGAAG
This region of Bdellovibrio sp. 22V genomic DNA includes:
- the nusG gene encoding transcription termination/antitermination protein NusG, whose translation is MEKKWYIVNVQTSCENTAKKAIEEKIKSNKMEEFFGEILIPAESVVELVKGQKQTKSRKFFPGYIFVQMFLNDETWHLVRNSSKVTGFVGGTKTRPPEVPEAEVLRVTQQMAGVAEKPKPKVKFAVGENVTVIDGPFSNFQGSVEEVNEDKGKLKVLVSIFGRPTPVELDYIQVEKQ